Proteins co-encoded in one Mesorhizobium huakuii genomic window:
- a CDS encoding ATP-binding protein, protein MIRIDKIRIQEFRGIRDLTLNLKGQNFAACGPNGTGKSGIVDAIEFALTGNISRLSGAGTGGLSVKAHGPHVDSRNKPEAALVTLDVTIPALGNKKAQISRTVKAASAPEINPADRDVIAAFESVNLHPEFVLSRRELIRYVLSEPGQRSKQVQTLLRLDDIEKLRSVLQKISNAATRDLPGLERVEKDAIRNLLAVLDTAQLTKRSILETVNPRRELLGLAPLSDLDASTSVKDGLTTSAANAPGRVPKIQAGADLVTLREAIQALQSDAFKQVCSTADANAAELGRDADSLNGLSREALLKSALELYDGTTCPVCDTPFEPDAFGGHLAGKLSHLEEVSRRRAALEMELKPVLDSIHTAGTALNTMINHAGLFSPKIDAHALTELTTIIRGRYQQLQKLLPLEDTRTVLAAAHIVSDIEPTMAALDTAIAAIPEPTKQDAARDFLVLAQERLEHYRTARLKFVAGTLRAERAAKVSDIYGTVTTAALEKIYKDVETAFASYYRKINEEDEKAFTAKLMPSIGKLAFDVDFYGRGHFPPGAYHSEGHQDGMGLCLYLALMNHLLGVNFTFAVLDDVLMSVDAGHRRQVCTLLKEKFPNTQFIFTTHDEIWLRHMKSEGLIKGRNFAHFRTWTVEFGPTEWDDRDVWAELDGHLAKNEVRAAAALLRHHLEHFAKEACDRLRANVEFRGDAQFMLGDLLPNATSSLGELLKKAKAAASSWNQKDVVERITAIEATFTEAKIKTGYENWQINTAVHFNEWADLNKEDFVPVVSSFRAFTGAFTCQTCNEMFFVAPDRGRKEGLRCGCGALNLNLLQKGT, encoded by the coding sequence ATGATCCGGATCGACAAGATACGTATTCAAGAGTTTCGTGGCATCCGCGACCTAACCCTGAACCTCAAGGGACAGAATTTCGCTGCATGTGGGCCGAATGGGACGGGCAAGAGCGGCATCGTCGACGCGATCGAATTCGCGCTTACCGGCAATATCTCCCGCCTGTCGGGCGCCGGGACCGGCGGACTCTCAGTCAAAGCGCACGGTCCGCATGTCGATAGCCGCAACAAGCCCGAGGCCGCGTTGGTGACACTCGATGTCACCATCCCCGCACTCGGCAACAAGAAGGCTCAGATCAGCCGCACCGTCAAAGCAGCCAGCGCGCCTGAAATTAACCCCGCCGACAGGGACGTCATCGCCGCATTCGAGAGCGTCAATCTCCATCCCGAATTCGTACTCTCACGTCGCGAACTGATTCGTTACGTACTTTCTGAGCCCGGCCAAAGATCGAAGCAGGTCCAGACATTGCTGCGTCTCGACGACATCGAGAAGCTTCGCAGTGTCCTGCAAAAGATCTCAAACGCCGCCACCAGAGACCTCCCAGGACTGGAGCGAGTCGAGAAGGATGCGATCAGGAATCTCCTAGCAGTCCTCGACACGGCGCAACTCACAAAGAGATCGATACTCGAAACGGTCAACCCGCGCCGGGAACTGCTAGGGCTCGCACCACTGAGCGACCTCGACGCCAGCACGTCGGTGAAGGATGGACTGACGACTTCCGCCGCCAACGCTCCTGGCCGCGTGCCGAAGATCCAAGCCGGCGCCGACCTCGTGACATTGAGGGAAGCGATTCAAGCACTCCAGTCCGATGCTTTCAAACAGGTGTGCTCGACCGCAGATGCCAATGCTGCCGAACTCGGCAGGGATGCCGACAGCCTCAACGGCCTGTCGCGTGAGGCACTTTTGAAATCGGCCCTGGAGCTTTACGACGGAACGACTTGTCCCGTCTGCGACACACCGTTTGAGCCCGACGCCTTCGGGGGTCATCTCGCCGGAAAGCTTTCCCACCTGGAGGAAGTCAGTAGAAGGCGTGCTGCCCTGGAGATGGAGCTGAAGCCTGTCCTCGACAGCATACATACTGCTGGCACCGCCTTGAACACCATGATCAATCATGCCGGCCTGTTCTCGCCGAAGATCGACGCCCACGCATTGACGGAACTCACGACTATTATCCGCGGCCGGTATCAGCAGCTTCAGAAGCTTCTGCCGCTTGAAGACACGCGAACGGTTCTCGCGGCCGCCCACATCGTCTCGGACATCGAACCAACAATGGCGGCGCTTGATACTGCTATCGCGGCGATCCCCGAGCCCACCAAGCAGGATGCGGCGCGCGACTTCCTCGTGCTGGCACAGGAACGGCTGGAACACTATCGCACCGCGCGCCTCAAATTCGTGGCCGGTACACTCCGCGCAGAACGCGCGGCCAAGGTGTCCGACATCTACGGCACGGTGACGACGGCCGCGCTTGAGAAAATCTATAAGGACGTCGAGACCGCGTTCGCGAGTTACTACCGGAAGATCAACGAGGAAGACGAAAAGGCCTTCACTGCGAAGCTTATGCCTTCGATCGGCAAGCTCGCTTTTGACGTCGATTTCTACGGCCGCGGACATTTCCCGCCTGGCGCCTACCATAGCGAAGGCCATCAGGACGGGATGGGCCTTTGTCTCTACCTCGCGCTGATGAACCATCTGCTTGGTGTGAATTTTACCTTCGCGGTCCTTGACGATGTCCTGATGTCCGTCGATGCCGGCCATCGGCGCCAGGTCTGCACGCTGCTGAAAGAAAAGTTCCCCAACACACAGTTCATCTTCACGACGCATGACGAGATCTGGCTGCGGCATATGAAATCCGAGGGCCTAATTAAGGGACGCAACTTCGCACATTTCAGAACCTGGACCGTCGAGTTTGGTCCAACCGAGTGGGACGATCGCGACGTCTGGGCCGAGCTCGATGGCCATCTCGCCAAGAACGAAGTGCGCGCCGCGGCGGCGCTCCTTCGCCACCATCTCGAACACTTCGCCAAGGAAGCGTGCGATCGTCTACGCGCCAATGTCGAATTCCGGGGCGACGCTCAGTTCATGCTCGGCGATCTCCTTCCAAACGCTACCAGCAGCCTCGGCGAACTGCTCAAGAAGGCAAAGGCTGCTGCCAGTTCATGGAATCAGAAGGATGTCGTCGAGCGCATAACCGCGATCGAGGCCACCTTCACTGAAGCCAAGATCAAGACTGGTTATGAAAACTGGCAGATAAACACGGCAGTTCACTTCAACGAATGGGCTGACCTCAACAAAGAGGACTTCGTGCCAGTCGTCAGTTCGTTCCGCGCATTTACCGGCGCCTTTACTTGCCAGACCTGCAACGAAATGTTTTTCGTTGCGCCCGATCGAGGGAGA
- a CDS encoding TerB N-terminal domain-containing protein: MATALSVADPATAQESEHSARQTQQALADHGYDLGTADGIWGRRSISALKAFQKASNLPQTGTLDEATSAALFPQPRVTRGPLRPIATDAHPSLLEKLGVPTKTTPQISHGEAGQAGGDVHQALPLPAHTQGASAKSDRLASETNKVSEGPTTPTPRLIYLGLLGVAAALFFLRRRRRTPAAELGPATAESKRSEPERSVNRPARTDRHRLYVPNDRLVPANSAGKEPVDQNPVLPADIAASIAAHNAAVDGFIRQRGAVQRSKSGANPSARQPFAPAKTGWQSIETTKVIPATTTTEGSHASHNAQVADFIRQRGPILVPNTAGSDQPRWFDRLPAGRASPTARQSAHWIPANTVAMVGNHTIPGGMIYVGEHLPRQGSLTDPENCLIDPRLTVATHGDPLGQTMGYWPSYSSISPAARKSYLDWLASYAAIWVTRLIKRRSAASVQ, from the coding sequence TTGGCGACAGCACTGAGCGTCGCAGACCCCGCAACTGCACAGGAATCTGAACACTCCGCTCGGCAGACTCAACAAGCGCTTGCCGACCATGGCTACGATCTCGGGACCGCGGACGGAATTTGGGGACGTCGGTCCATCAGTGCGCTCAAGGCTTTCCAGAAAGCGAGCAATCTTCCTCAGACCGGCACTTTGGACGAAGCGACGTCGGCGGCACTTTTTCCGCAACCCCGGGTGACGCGTGGGCCGTTGAGGCCCATAGCCACGGATGCGCACCCGTCGCTCTTGGAGAAGCTTGGTGTTCCAACGAAGACAACTCCACAAATAAGTCACGGTGAAGCCGGGCAAGCTGGCGGCGATGTTCACCAGGCGTTGCCTTTGCCGGCGCACACCCAGGGTGCGTCAGCCAAATCCGATCGCTTGGCATCGGAGACCAACAAGGTCAGTGAGGGGCCAACCACTCCAACGCCGCGTTTAATCTATTTGGGCCTGCTAGGGGTCGCAGCCGCATTGTTCTTCTTGCGGAGGCGCCGAAGAACTCCAGCCGCGGAGTTAGGTCCAGCAACAGCCGAAAGCAAGCGCAGCGAACCTGAGCGCAGTGTCAACCGGCCAGCCAGAACCGACAGGCATCGTCTCTATGTTCCGAACGATCGCTTGGTTCCAGCCAACAGTGCTGGAAAGGAACCAGTCGACCAAAACCCGGTCCTGCCGGCGGATATTGCGGCTTCAATCGCGGCCCACAACGCCGCGGTCGACGGTTTCATCAGACAACGCGGAGCCGTCCAACGGTCCAAATCAGGGGCCAATCCTTCAGCCAGGCAGCCGTTCGCTCCCGCAAAAACGGGTTGGCAGAGCATTGAAACCACCAAGGTCATTCCGGCAACGACTACAACCGAGGGATCGCACGCATCGCACAATGCTCAGGTTGCGGATTTCATTCGGCAACGCGGCCCTATTCTTGTTCCCAACACGGCCGGGTCGGACCAGCCGCGGTGGTTCGACCGGCTACCGGCAGGGCGGGCGAGCCCCACCGCGCGCCAGTCGGCACATTGGATCCCTGCGAATACAGTAGCAATGGTGGGAAACCATACCATTCCCGGCGGCATGATCTATGTAGGTGAGCACCTGCCGAGGCAGGGCAGTTTAACCGACCCAGAGAACTGCCTGATCGACCCTAGATTGACTGTCGCCACTCACGGCGATCCACTGGGTCAGACGATGGGCTACTGGCCTTCCTACTCAAGCATTTCGCCCGCGGCGCGAAAATCCTATCTGGACTGGCTTGCGAGCTATGCTGCAATTTGGGTGACGAGGCTGATCAAGCGGCGCTCTGCGGCTTCAGTTCAATGA
- a CDS encoding IS256 family transposase produces MNETINIVRLRQPDEIDDPLTDVLRTGARKLLAQAIEMEAEAFLAEMRDLKLPDGRDRLVRHGHGPERSIQTGIGAVPVSRVKVRDRGANGEAERIRFSSSILPKWARRTRSLDALLPVLYLRGISTGDFQEALAALLGKEAPNLSPSVITRLTAEWGIEYDRWQKRDLSARRYVYVWADGVYLQARMEDHAECMLVLIGATPEGKKELLGFQTGIRESAQSWRELLVDVKRRGLQIAPDLAVGDGALGFWKALDELLPGTKHQRCWVHKTANVLNKVPKSVQAAMKTDLREIFSAPNRASAETAIAVFVEKYDAKYGKAVDCLTKDQNALLAFYDFPAEHWDHLRTSNPIESVFATVRHRTVRTKGSLSSKTARLMVFKLVMAAARTWRRLKGQNQLPKLIAGATFQDGIEVIELKPQSAA; encoded by the coding sequence ATGAACGAGACTATCAACATTGTTCGCCTTCGTCAGCCCGACGAAATCGATGATCCCCTGACGGATGTGCTTCGCACCGGCGCGCGCAAATTGCTGGCGCAGGCGATCGAGATGGAGGCCGAAGCGTTTCTTGCCGAGATGCGGGATCTCAAGCTTCCGGACGGACGTGACCGGCTGGTCCGGCACGGTCACGGGCCGGAGCGGAGCATCCAGACGGGGATCGGGGCGGTGCCCGTCAGCCGGGTGAAGGTCCGGGATCGCGGCGCGAACGGTGAAGCGGAGCGCATCCGTTTTTCCTCATCGATCCTGCCGAAATGGGCGCGTCGGACACGAAGTCTGGATGCGCTTCTTCCCGTTCTCTATCTGCGCGGCATTTCGACGGGCGACTTTCAGGAAGCTCTGGCAGCTCTGTTGGGCAAGGAGGCGCCGAACCTCTCACCCTCGGTGATCACGCGACTGACGGCGGAGTGGGGCATCGAATACGATCGTTGGCAAAAGCGCGATCTTTCGGCGCGCCGCTATGTGTATGTGTGGGCGGACGGGGTCTACCTGCAGGCCCGGATGGAAGATCATGCCGAATGCATGCTGGTCCTGATCGGCGCCACGCCCGAGGGCAAGAAAGAGCTGCTCGGCTTCCAGACCGGCATTCGTGAGAGCGCACAGAGCTGGCGCGAGCTGCTGGTCGACGTCAAGCGTCGTGGCCTGCAGATCGCGCCCGATCTTGCCGTCGGCGACGGCGCGCTTGGCTTCTGGAAAGCGCTCGATGAGCTCCTTCCCGGCACCAAGCACCAGCGATGCTGGGTGCACAAGACAGCCAACGTGCTCAACAAGGTGCCGAAATCGGTGCAGGCCGCCATGAAGACGGACTTGCGCGAAATCTTTTCCGCCCCGAACCGAGCCTCAGCCGAGACGGCGATTGCCGTCTTTGTCGAGAAATATGATGCGAAATACGGCAAGGCGGTCGACTGCCTGACCAAAGATCAGAATGCCTTGCTGGCGTTCTACGATTTCCCCGCCGAACATTGGGATCATCTGCGAACGTCCAATCCCATCGAGAGCGTCTTTGCGACCGTTCGCCATCGCACGGTGCGTACCAAGGGCTCACTCTCCTCGAAAACCGCCAGGCTGATGGTCTTCAAGCTGGTCATGGCCGCGGCCAGGACGTGGCGACGACTGAAAGGACAAAATCAGTTGCCTAAACTCATCGCAGGTGCAACGTTCCAGGATGGAATCGAGGTCATTGAACTGAAGCCGCAGAGCGCCGCTTGA